One Sparus aurata chromosome 23, fSpaAur1.1, whole genome shotgun sequence genomic window, tgcttaaaataaAGGGAAGTGCCTATGGGATGTGTGgtggagagtgtgtgtctctCACCCAGCATTTTGACAGTGTGCCGGTGACTCTGGTCTCTACGGCTGCTTTTTGGACGAAGCCACAGTGTCCGTCCGATCAGGCTGTAGACCAGGCCCAGGATGCAGAAGGGTACCAGGAAGTACAGGTTGGAGACAATCGTCATGGCTGACAGGAGGCCAGAGGAGAAAGCGTAGTCCGTAACGCGGcactctctagcttcaaactctCTGCCGTGACCTTCATCAGAACTgtcttcccttcctcctccctcatcttctctcattttattttgctgctCTTCATCAACTTCTATGtctacctcctcttcctcacctcctccctcatctcCGTTTTTTCTCTCATCTATTCCTTCTATTCCCagctttctctcctctttctctccaaaACACttgttctctttttcttcccaATTTATTCCCTCTAGTCCTCCATCTGCTGCGGCCACACGTCCACTTCCTCTTCCGTCCATCATAAATCCTCCCTGTTCTCCTTCCCTGCTTGTCcaccctccatcctccctccacCCACCCAGCCCTAGCTCCTCTCCCCCAACTACCTCCACTCGAACCATGACCAACACTGGCGCCGCACTGACGACCGCTCCCAGCCAGAGGCAGCCAATGAGAGCCCTGGTTCTGCGGCGCGTCAATAAGGTCTTGGCGGCGATTGGCCAGCAGACGGCCAGGTACCTCTCCAGGGAGAGGAAGGTGATGTGGAGGATGGTGCAGAAGGTGACGCACTCTGAGAGGAACATCGTCAGCTTACAGACGAGGTCTCCCAAGGGCCAGGACGTGGGCCTCCAGAGCTGGGAGAGACACAACGGTTATATCACCATCACAACATCTTTAGCTTTAAATAAACGGCACCTCATGACAACACACACCCGTCACGCTCATGTGTTACATCGgcactctgaacacacacatgtcaCACAGCAGAGCGGCTCCAGGGATTGCAGTGTTAGTCCACTTTAGAAATTAGTGCCAAATATTCAATGTCTGCTGAGGATAAACACCAAAGCATTGTGTGTAGGAGGTCAAGGTTCTCATTCATTagtgaaatataaaaaagaaagcaaCAAGCGTGTATGCGTTTGACCCAGCTGTACAGAATCATTCACAACTCGCTcgcaattgatttttttttcagatgaaaaCAAGAGAAATAAAGGATTGGAGCTCTAAAACCATAAAATATTTGGTATTTAATCACGCACACAGTATAATTTGATTTTCCATTGCGACTGTGCAGAGGAAATGATAGAAGAATGATCTCAGAAGACTCTGGGTATGACATGACCATTGAGTGTAATAGCAGAAAACTTGATTTGGCAGCAGAGTTTCCCCGCAGGCTAATTTAAACCACCCCTGGAAAACAATTCTAAAAAGGAAGCAAAAATCCATTGGCTCTGGTCTATTTTGGTAATTATATcttgtgtgtcatgtttcaCGTTctacttcctccctttgtctgttttccccccattttgctcctcacctgtgttcAATTAGTTAACCACTCTCTTCATCTTGCCACTGTTTCTGCACTTGGGTCCTCACCACATTATTTAATCTGACACCTTCTACATTCACATCAATGGCAATTTCTGCTGTGATTGCACCCTGAGCCCAAACATCGATAGCTTGtcagatcacattttaaatcagtGTAACGTGTGTGCGTGAAATACAGTAcatcttttgtgtgtgtgtgtgtgtgtgtgtgtgtgtgtgtgtgtgtgtgtgtatgtgtgtgtgtaccttatATAGATCCAGAGGCAGCAGAAGCAGTATCAGCAGATCACTAACAGCCATGCTGCTCAGGTAGAGATAGGTAGAGCTTCTCATGTGAGGTCGGAGCCAAACCACCAGAATGGTTAGTATGTTTCCCAGAAGGCCGAAGAGCATCAATAGAATGTAAatgacagtcacacacactaGAATATGAAACATTGACAGGCTTTGATCAGAACCACTTAGTGTTCATTTCACAACTGTGCACAAATACAAATGAAGGAATGAAATATATTGAAATTTACTTGAAATTACTAGGACAGCTACCCTGAGAAAATGTAAAGGTGTAGTTCGACATTTTGAGAAATCTGCTTATTTGCTTTCTAGCTGagagttggatgagaagatTCATACCACTCTTATAatttgtacagtaaatatgCAGCTACTGACAGCAGCtatttagcttagcttagcacaaagactggaaacggcaggaaacagctagcctgactctgtcaaaaggtaaaaaaaataaaataaagtggcACCTCTAAAATTCACGCATCTCTCCCATCGTTCATTACATATTATTTGCATATGTAAAATTGGGATTTGCATCCAATTAgttttttcagatattttttttgtactaTAACTGCGGCACAACAATTTCTAGAGCCTGATTGATTCTCATTGTTTGGGGCCCATACCAATTTACCATCTTATATTAAAGTATACTGGGAATTAAATAATTGATTTATAATAATTGTCCCAAGGATCGTTTTCTGGATTAAAAGTCTCTAATAAATAACTATTCACATTGATGCATATTTGGAAAACATATTGGCCCTAATGATATGTCTATGATAGTCAAATATTGGCCAatagtttaaaaatgtaaataaaatcagAATGCAAAAATGTGCAGACGAACTGTAACAGTAGCTTTACAAAGTGTCCCTGAGCACCTACAATAATATCCTTTGATATCAAATagtatattttgaaaatgttgaactattcttTTAATATCAGTGGAAAGGGAAGAAATCTATTAGTAACAACAagtgttttatttccattttcagaACAACATGCACTAGTACTTTTGAGACTTTTTTTACCCACCTAACTCGATCATTCCAAAATCAGATTCCTCCCATTGGCAGTCTTGGTTCGAGCAGTTTTCCGCGAAGCCTGACGCAAGGCTACAGTTTTCATCTTCGCACCCGCTGCCCATATCTCCCAACAACTCCAACAGATCCATGATGATGCAGGATGTGGctggacaggaaaaaaaaatcgaaaGGGGAAAAAGCAGCGGGGGAGAGGTGTGTGTCCCAGGTTACAGGGCGCAGAGGTGACGCACACTGATGGATTTCCTATGGCGCTCGATCACAGCTAACACTGAAGAGTACAGTCAGGGTGTAAGAGAGCTGTCTGGTTGGAAcaacacaagaaaagaaaaacatatttacaagtCATGACACTTACAAATGCATTCTACATAAAGTGAACACACTCTAAAtagatgtgaacacacacagacatgcatcAACAAGGTATTCTTTGAGACAGTTTAACTCAGGGTTTAAATCAACGCTACGTGTCattatttatgttatgttgATGTTACTTATTAGTTCACGatccagaaaataaaaacctttattAACActgagatacacacacacacacacacacatacacacatatatatatatatatatatatatatgtgtgtgtgtgtgtgtgtgtgtgtgtgtgtatatatatatatatatatatatatatatatatatatacatctttAATATCAACAAAACCATGGAGAAGCTGAGAATGAAAATAAGCCAATTCAAGGGTCAAGTTGTCGTTTTGCATCCCCCCCCAAAAAGCAATCTGTACAtaaaactgcacacacacacacataaaaatatTAACTTGTAATAAGGTACTCACAGGTTGAGAGGAGCGTTGGTCGGTGCCCGGTGTATCTCTGCAGCGGTCACACACTGGAGCTCTGGCCACGACTTACACACAccacgcagacacacatctATTTCTCCCCTCGCTCACCCTCCACTCacatctctatctctctctcactttgtgCCGCCTGCTGTCTACTGCCACCTTATAGGTATAGAGGTTTACCAGCAGGCCAGTAGTTCCTGCAAAATTACTCTTTCATAACTTTTCGGCTTGCTAACTGATTTAGATATCACAGTAGTTTCGGAAAATTAATGTAGTTCtttaatatacagtatacaatAGGCAGATGTGGAGGATTCAGATCCTTTAATCTAAGTTTAGGATTTAGCGGGCTGCATTGGCAGAAATTGAATAACCCAGGATGTTcttaatattaaaaatataatgCAGCCAAATTTACCTTCTACCCGTCAAAGATCAACTCCTCTGCATCCAACCGCAGGAAACTATTCTCCTGGATCTCTTCCCTTCTCACCCCTCCtacccctccccctccttcctccctcactgCTGATGACTTTGCTACTTTACCAAGAAAGTAAAACACATCAGCTCCTCATTTGCTCCTGTGCCCATCCAGAGAGCACCTCCCCCAACCCTCACCTCCGATGGCCTTACCTGCTtcagccctctctcctctgaagatGGTCACACACTAGCGACGTCTCACCGTGCCACCACCTGTCCCCTTGACCCgactccctcctcccctctccaaAACATCTCACACGACATCTCGCCATTCCTCATCGCCCCGAtcaactcctccctcacctcagGCCATATTCCAGCTCCTTTCAAGACAGCTACAGTTAAGCAACTCCGAAAGAAACCCACCCTAGACTCGGCTGACATCCAAAACTACAGATCtatatgttttctttcattcctctctaaAACCCTGGAGCGTGCCCTCTACAACCAGCTGTCCTCCTATCTTTTGCAAAATGACCTCCTTGACCCCAATCAGTCTTCAGGCTTCAGGACTGCTCACTCGCTGAGACTGAGCCTGATAGGCGATGCCTGCTCAGGCCTATttaagctgaccaatcagagcagactgggcttttcgTGAGTGGGACCTTAAATTGACACTGAAACGGAGCATTCAGATAGAGGGCTCAACTGCTTAACTGTTCATTTGCAAGCCAGACCAACTGGACTAGCACTAATCAGAGGCTCACAAGCCAAAAGACTGGAAACCAGTGGTTTATTCTTACATCTTGTattctaaatgttttatttttttttttaatgtattgttttattctgaacaGTAACTACTAACTGTGGGAGAAAAACATGATTCTCCCAGGAATTCTGTCTCCATACAACAGGACGTCATACGTATCCTGTACAAACGTTAAAGTCTGGTTAAGGATAGTGATGTCTGCTCTATGTGTGTATATCTCATGGTTATTCAAAGCTACTGTAGATGTGTCTACAGAACGGACGTCTGACGAACCAAGCCAAAGCAAAGCTGACTGTTTGTGTAAAACTCGCAAGGAGGCCTTCAATTTATCTATGTTAGCAGACTAACTGTCTGTGACCTGTTTGCACATGCAGCTatgaaggggaagaaaaagggGGGATTGCTAAAGGAGATCTGCAATGAGAGACAATCTACACCAACCCTACCTAAACAGTAATGAAGGCAGATGAAAGACGGACTCAGACCGTCAAACCTGGTATGAACATGAAATCTGACAATGTTCATTTATAAGCAACATTTCTGTAACCCCCCACTCCTTCTACACACCTCTTCTCTTCAGTAAATCATCTACTCATCTGTCCCTATCTACAGCTATGTTACACTGGTACAGTTGCTGCCTCCCACTCCGAAGCGCAGGGTGGCGCTGGTGCTACTAAAAGGCTGGTGACCAATcagaaacagaggaagaagctcACTGGTCCAGCCTGCAGCCGTAGTCTGACCAAGGCAACAATGGCACTGAGAGCTGCGGTGAGGAGCAAGTGCGGCTTAACAGGtatctgtgcgtgtgtggatACATTGTTAAAAAGAATTGAAGATGTACGCGCTGATTTGTGCGATTATTCCAACAGAGTTTGTGAAATATAACTCTTGTCAAACTCTTCTCCGGCTGTTAGCTTTGCTAGCTCAGCTGTGCTCCGCAGAAAGTGGACCAAAGGTCACAGGACACTCTCAACTCTAAGTTAGCTAACAACATTTATACACACACTGTCATGAAGTTCTATCTGCTGGTGTACCTGTTCTTACCTCACATAGTCACAACAGGTCATTTTTTTTGCCAGATTGATATAAAAGTGAAAGCGTGAAAGATAGgtataagataagataagataattCAGACCAAAGTGCCCAAACTGATTTGTGTCCCTTCATTTGATGAATATCAGTAAAAATGCTGTCAAAATGAACAGAGTTTGGTCGAGAGAAGGTCTTCAACATAACTTTTCAGACATGTCTTGGAGTAATTGTTGTTATCTAGCCCGAACtagagctgcagtgattagCCCAAACAATTCTAAGCAGCTATTTCAACAATTAGATTTATAATTTTTCAGTCACAACATTTCGAGTGTAAGATTAGAACTGTGTTTTTGGATGTGGAACAGTTGAGTGAGTAAGTAGCTAATAGTATGATAGAGTCAGCCCTAATGTGCTGTACGATGTGATTGGAAGTATTGTTTAAAGGAATGATAAGGCACATGTACATGCACACTTTACTGTTGTGAATATGCATACTTAGCAGTGATTACATTGAAATACGTAAACGTACTTAactactgtacttaagtacaattttgaggtacatGTACTTAATttgagcatttccattttctgctactttatacttccactccactacatttatttatgatgaATAAATATAATGCGGTGACTCTGAATGAAAACTGCTAGTCTTGACAACATAGTATCAATAGTGTATAGTGTTAAAAACACACTAGATATTCTAACAGTATGACTGTAATGCTGTGTTAGTTGCACAGATTCACGCCAGTTTTTAAACagacttcatacagacagtaacactgtgtgtgtgtgtgtgtgtgtgtgtgtgtgtgtgtgtgtgcgtgcagctCTTCTGTCACAGCGGTCCTCCTGCAGCAGTCATGGCAGAGTGCGTGTGTCTCCTGTCCTCATCGCTCAGCAGAGGAACAACTCTACCTCGTCTAAGATCAAAGTGGATTTTGACCAGAGCACCGGTAAAGATTTTGCCCACCCAcgctttctttctgtctgttatcaatgtctctgttttattttaataccCCTTTTCACACATGGAGCCCCATAACATTGCAGGGTTCTTCTTGGCACTGGAGTGGATTTTAGCGTTCATATCCATTTCTTGTATTGTTGAGGCACTTCCTCCTCATAACAGATGACTACAGAGTAGCAGGTTGAGTAACAGATCTCCCAAGTTTTCAGGTATAAGATTAtggtctctgtctctgcaggcgTGGCGGTGATGCGGCTGCAGAGCCCGCCGGTCAACAGCCTCAGTTTAGATTTCCTCACGGAGTTCTGCATCGCGACAGAGAAGCTGGAGCTGGACAAGAGCTGCCGAGGCCTCATCATCACCTCGGTACAGTGTAACCT contains:
- the LOC115575131 gene encoding growth hormone secretagogue receptor type 1-like, with amino-acid sequence MDLLELLGDMGSGCEDENCSLASGFAENCSNQDCQWEESDFGMIELVCVTVIYILLMLFGLLGNILTILVVWLRPHMRSSTYLYLSSMAVSDLLILLLLPLDLYKLWRPTSWPLGDLVCKLTMFLSECVTFCTILHITFLSLERYLAVCWPIAAKTLLTRRRTRALIGCLWLGAVVSAAPVLVMVRVEVVGGEELGLGGWREDGGWTSREGEQGGFMMDGRGSGRVAAADGGLEGINWEEKENKCFGEKEERKLGIEGIDERKNGDEGGGEEEEVDIEVDEEQQNKMREDEGGGREDSSDEGHGREFEARECRVTDYAFSSGLLSAMTIVSNLYFLVPFCILGLVYSLIGRTLWLRPKSSRRDQSHRHTVKMLGVIVLAFVLCWLPFHVGRTIFFFTHDASFLYSLSQYVNLVSSVLFYLSAAINPLLYNLMSARYRHAVHSLLRTQSHTQSHRLRTLTAHQSTTTLSGQTWHT